A window from Azoarcus sp. DD4 encodes these proteins:
- a CDS encoding GntR family transcriptional regulator has protein sequence MNLRRTKPADNAPSGQEIGSAVEVYAELRAAIVDHRLPPGTKLREQEIAASFGVSRTIVREVLIGLIRDRLVVQQHNRSAEVARPDWSEARHIFAARELIEGEVVRQLCEHCQPPQLAVLRELMEQELQAAARGDKAEAIRLSGEFHLQIARFAGNPVMSDLLRELVSRSSLLFALYHRAGEPMCVSHDHERLLDAIASGDGDKARAEMTAHLGEIETRLQPLEPGATPTLARLLGRSPARRKS, from the coding sequence ATGAACCTGCGTCGCACCAAGCCGGCCGACAACGCCCCCTCCGGCCAGGAGATAGGCTCGGCGGTCGAGGTCTATGCCGAGTTGCGCGCGGCCATCGTCGACCATCGACTGCCGCCGGGCACCAAGCTGCGCGAGCAGGAAATCGCGGCCTCCTTCGGCGTCAGCCGTACCATCGTGCGCGAGGTGCTGATCGGCCTGATCCGCGACCGCCTGGTGGTGCAGCAGCACAACCGCAGCGCTGAAGTGGCGCGGCCCGACTGGTCGGAGGCGCGTCACATCTTCGCCGCGCGCGAACTCATCGAAGGCGAGGTGGTGCGCCAGCTGTGCGAACACTGCCAGCCTCCCCAGCTTGCGGTGCTGCGCGAGCTGATGGAGCAGGAGCTCCAAGCCGCCGCCCGCGGCGACAAGGCCGAGGCCATCCGCCTGTCCGGTGAATTCCACCTGCAGATCGCGCGCTTCGCCGGCAATCCGGTGATGTCCGACCTGCTGCGCGAGCTCGTGTCGCGCAGCTCGCTGCTGTTCGCGCTCTACCACCGCGCCGGCGAGCCGATGTGCGTGTCGCACGACCACGAACGCCTGCTCGATGCCATCGCCAGCGGCGACGGCGACAAGGCCCGCGCCGAAATGACTGCCCATCTCGGCGAGATCGAAACCCGTCTGCAACCCCTGGAGCCCGGCGCCACGCCCACGCTGGCGCGCCTGCTCGGTCGCAGCCCCGCCCGGAGAAAGAGCTGA
- the xth gene encoding exodeoxyribonuclease III: MKIATWNVNSLKVRLPHVLEWLAANKPDALCLQELKLEDKAFPVAELEAAGYHAVFNGQKTYNGVAILSPRPVEAVVRDIPGFEDEQKRIIAATVGGVRVICGYFPNGQAVGSDKFEYKLRWLAALTDWVREEMKTNERLVLTGDFNIAPEDRDAHPDWKDEIHVSVPERTAFSALTGLGLVDAFRLFDQPEKSFSWWDYRMGAFRRNFGLRIDHILVSPALRDACRACTVDKTPRKLERPSDHAPVVLELEG, from the coding sequence ATGAAAATCGCCACCTGGAACGTCAATTCACTCAAGGTCCGTCTGCCCCACGTGCTCGAATGGCTGGCCGCCAACAAGCCAGACGCACTCTGCCTGCAGGAGCTCAAGCTCGAAGACAAGGCCTTCCCCGTCGCCGAACTGGAAGCGGCCGGCTACCACGCCGTCTTCAACGGCCAGAAGACCTACAACGGGGTCGCCATCCTCAGCCCGCGGCCGGTCGAGGCGGTGGTGCGCGACATCCCCGGCTTCGAGGACGAGCAGAAGCGCATCATCGCCGCCACCGTCGGCGGTGTGCGGGTGATCTGCGGCTACTTCCCCAACGGCCAGGCGGTCGGTTCGGACAAGTTCGAGTACAAGCTGCGCTGGCTCGCCGCACTCACCGACTGGGTGCGCGAGGAGATGAAGACGAACGAGCGTCTGGTGCTGACCGGCGACTTCAACATCGCACCGGAAGACCGCGACGCCCATCCCGACTGGAAGGACGAAATCCACGTCTCGGTGCCGGAGCGCACCGCCTTCTCCGCGCTGACCGGACTCGGCCTGGTCGATGCGTTCCGCCTGTTCGACCAGCCGGAGAAGAGCTTTTCCTGGTGGGATTACCGCATGGGCGCCTTCCGCCGCAACTTCGGCCTGCGCATCGACCACATCCTGGTGTCGCCGGCGCTGCGCGACGCCTGCCGCGCCTGCACGGTGGACAAGACGCCGCGCAAGCTGGAGCGTCCGTCCGACCACGCCCCGGTGGTGCTGGAACTCGAAGGCTGA
- a CDS encoding alpha/beta fold hydrolase has protein sequence MTTFGIVLAHGKWDKPPFAIAGLADALRAGGHVVATPELPWSLGRLYDAPFAQALDALDAAAHQLRQQGCRQVLLGGHSLGANAALACAGRHGCADGLLVLAPGHLPERLHADGFTGASLEQAHAAILAGRHGRIPLVDVFQGQPRRLRLEPVHYLEYFAADGPAVLPDNCRRLGSAIPLLWVTGRADPHFALGSTYAYALAPPHPASAYVEIDADHVGTPAAATPIVLDWLTRTYGCAADSLPGGQTENTNG, from the coding sequence ATGACGACATTCGGCATCGTGCTGGCGCACGGCAAGTGGGACAAACCGCCCTTCGCCATCGCCGGGCTGGCCGATGCCCTGCGCGCTGGCGGCCATGTGGTCGCGACACCAGAACTGCCGTGGTCGCTGGGGCGCCTCTACGACGCGCCTTTCGCCCAGGCGCTCGACGCCCTGGACGCGGCTGCGCACCAACTGCGGCAGCAAGGCTGCCGACAGGTCCTGCTCGGCGGCCATAGCCTCGGCGCCAATGCCGCACTGGCCTGCGCCGGCCGTCACGGCTGCGCGGACGGGCTGCTGGTGCTCGCGCCCGGCCACCTGCCGGAACGCCTGCACGCCGACGGATTCACCGGTGCATCGCTGGAACAGGCCCATGCCGCTATCCTCGCCGGCCGGCACGGCCGCATCCCGCTGGTCGATGTCTTCCAGGGCCAGCCACGCCGGCTGCGGCTGGAGCCTGTGCACTATCTCGAATACTTCGCTGCCGACGGCCCGGCCGTGCTGCCGGACAACTGCCGGCGGCTCGGCTCGGCCATACCGCTGCTGTGGGTAACGGGCCGTGCCGATCCGCATTTCGCCCTCGGCAGCACGTATGCTTACGCCCTGGCGCCGCCACATCCGGCAAGCGCCTACGTCGAAATCGATGCCGACCACGTCGGCACACCGGCCGCCGCGACGCCGATCGTCCTCGACTGGCTGACGCGCACATACGGCTGCGCGGCAGACAGCCTGCCCGGCGGCCAAACCGAGAACACCAACGGATGA
- a CDS encoding Crp/Fnr family transcriptional regulator: MNDATLLRNRYPVIDALAPAARERLLAAARWMDIPAGALLFDDHQSCEGFPFVVEGSVKVAKCAPNGRELPLYRVSPGETCIISSSCLLGHEDYNARGVTESATRLMLLPKAVFDELLADRAFRDFVFHLFAERIADLMQLIEEVAFRRLDQRLAALLLGKGRVLHVTHQHLADELGSVREIVSRLLKGFAEQGLVKLSREQIEILDPAGLRALAGGAH; this comes from the coding sequence ATGAACGACGCCACCCTGCTCCGCAACCGCTACCCGGTCATAGACGCGCTTGCGCCCGCCGCGCGCGAGCGGCTACTCGCCGCCGCCCGCTGGATGGACATCCCCGCCGGCGCCCTGCTGTTCGACGATCATCAGAGCTGCGAGGGCTTCCCCTTCGTGGTGGAGGGATCGGTAAAAGTCGCAAAATGCGCACCCAACGGTCGCGAACTGCCGCTCTACCGGGTGTCGCCGGGCGAAACCTGCATCATCTCCTCGTCCTGCCTGCTCGGCCATGAAGACTACAACGCGCGCGGGGTCACCGAATCGGCCACCCGGCTGATGCTGCTGCCCAAGGCGGTGTTCGACGAACTGCTGGCCGACCGGGCCTTTCGCGACTTCGTCTTCCACCTGTTCGCCGAGCGCATCGCCGACCTGATGCAGCTGATCGAGGAAGTAGCCTTCCGCCGGCTGGACCAGCGGCTCGCGGCACTGCTGCTCGGCAAGGGCCGCGTGCTGCACGTCACCCACCAGCACCTGGCCGACGAACTTGGCAGCGTGCGCGAGATCGTCAGCCGGCTGCTCAAGGGCTTCGCCGAGCAGGGGCTGGTGAAGCTGTCGCGCGAACAGATCGAGATCCTCGATCCGGCCGGCCTGCGCGCGCTTGCCGGCGGCGCACACTGA
- a CDS encoding DUF2892 domain-containing protein produces the protein MKANVGGIDKILRIVAGLALIAWALMGGPVWAWIGVVPLATGLVGWCPLYPLLGLSTCPVKKS, from the coding sequence ATGAAAGCCAACGTCGGCGGTATCGACAAGATCCTGCGCATCGTCGCAGGCCTCGCCCTGATCGCATGGGCGCTGATGGGCGGCCCGGTGTGGGCCTGGATCGGGGTGGTGCCGCTTGCCACCGGCCTCGTCGGCTGGTGCCCGCTCTACCCGCTGCTCGGTCTCAGCACCTGCCCGGTGAAGAAGTCCTGA
- the rsmA gene encoding 16S rRNA (adenine(1518)-N(6)/adenine(1519)-N(6))-dimethyltransferase RsmA, with amino-acid sequence MQDRETDGHRARKRFGQNFLSDPNIIRRIVDAIRPREGDIMVEIGPGLGAMTTPLIERLGHLHVVEIDRDLIARLRETWTPAQLSIHEGDALKFDFGSLGAPLRVVGNLPYNISTPILFHLASFADSVKDMTFMLQKEVVMRMVAEPGTEEYGRLSVMLQYRFRMARVFDVPPGAFRPAPKVMSSIVRMMPLPAAELTARDEDLLGRIVTAAFGQRRKTLRNTLKDFLDETDFAALGLDPGLRGERLSVAEFVAIANHVAAKA; translated from the coding sequence ATGCAAGACCGCGAAACCGACGGCCACCGCGCGAGGAAGCGCTTTGGCCAGAACTTCCTGTCCGATCCGAACATCATCCGCCGCATCGTCGACGCGATCCGCCCCAGGGAGGGCGACATCATGGTCGAGATCGGGCCCGGCCTGGGCGCGATGACCACGCCGCTGATCGAGCGCCTCGGCCATCTGCACGTGGTCGAGATCGACCGCGACCTGATCGCCCGGCTGCGCGAAACCTGGACGCCGGCGCAGCTCAGCATCCACGAAGGCGATGCGCTCAAGTTCGACTTCGGCAGCCTCGGCGCGCCGTTGCGTGTCGTCGGCAATCTGCCCTACAACATTTCCACGCCCATCCTCTTCCACCTTGCCAGCTTCGCCGACAGCGTGAAGGACATGACCTTCATGCTGCAGAAGGAGGTGGTGATGCGCATGGTGGCCGAGCCCGGCACCGAGGAATACGGCCGCCTGTCGGTGATGCTGCAGTACCGCTTCCGCATGGCGCGTGTGTTCGACGTACCGCCGGGCGCTTTCCGGCCTGCGCCCAAGGTGATGTCCAGCATCGTGAGGATGATGCCGCTGCCGGCGGCCGAACTCACCGCGCGCGACGAGGACTTGCTCGGCCGCATCGTGACTGCGGCGTTCGGCCAGCGTCGCAAGACCTTGCGCAACACACTCAAGGACTTCCTCGACGAGACCGATTTCGCCGCCCTGGGGCTGGACCCCGGCCTGCGCGGCGAGCGCCTGTCGGTGGCCGAGTTCGTTGCCATCGCCAATCACGTCGCCGCCAAGGCATGA
- the pdxA gene encoding 4-hydroxythreonine-4-phosphate dehydrogenase PdxA, with protein MSVRPVLAITSGEPAGIGPELCARLLERDWPARLVVLGDAGLIAGRAGPGVAIRHYVADAPPPAGVLEVLHLPLAVPSVAGRLDVANARYVLALLDRALAGCVSGEFAGMVTAPVHKGVICEAGVPFSGHTEYLAEHTATPLVVMMLVGGGLRVALATTHLPLAAVPAAITQPVLERTLRILHADLVQRFGLPAPRILVAGLNPHAGEGGHMGREEIEVITPVLERLRAEGMQLLGPLPADTLFVPHTLEQGDAVLAMYHDQGLPVLKHASFGGGVNVTLGLPVIRTSVDHGTALDLAGSGRADPGSLYAAVDLAISMAGARARSPA; from the coding sequence ATGTCCGTGCGTCCGGTGCTGGCCATCACCAGCGGCGAACCCGCCGGCATCGGGCCCGAGTTGTGCGCGCGCCTGCTCGAGCGTGACTGGCCGGCGCGGCTGGTGGTGCTCGGCGATGCCGGTTTGATCGCCGGGAGGGCGGGCCCGGGGGTGGCGATCCGCCATTACGTTGCCGACGCACCGCCGCCTGCCGGCGTGCTCGAGGTGCTGCACCTGCCACTCGCGGTGCCGTCCGTTGCCGGCCGACTCGATGTTGCCAACGCCCGCTATGTACTGGCCTTGCTCGATCGCGCGCTGGCTGGCTGCGTGAGCGGCGAGTTCGCCGGCATGGTCACGGCACCGGTACACAAGGGCGTGATCTGCGAAGCCGGCGTGCCGTTTTCCGGCCACACCGAATACCTCGCCGAACACACCGCGACGCCGCTGGTGGTGATGATGCTGGTCGGCGGCGGTCTGCGCGTCGCGCTTGCCACCACCCATCTGCCGCTGGCCGCGGTGCCGGCGGCGATCACGCAGCCGGTGCTCGAACGCACCCTGCGCATCCTGCATGCCGACCTGGTGCAGCGTTTCGGCCTGCCGGCACCGCGCATCCTGGTGGCCGGGCTCAATCCGCATGCCGGCGAGGGCGGGCACATGGGGCGCGAGGAAATCGAAGTCATCACGCCGGTGCTGGAACGTCTGCGCGCCGAGGGCATGCAACTGCTCGGCCCGCTGCCGGCCGACACCTTGTTCGTCCCGCACACCCTGGAGCAGGGCGACGCGGTGTTGGCGATGTACCACGACCAGGGCCTGCCCGTACTCAAGCACGCCAGCTTCGGCGGCGGCGTCAACGTGACGCTCGGCCTTCCGGTGATCCGCACGTCGGTCGACCACGGCACCGCGCTCGATCTCGCCGGCAGCGGCCGCGCAGACCCGGGCAGCCTGTACGCTGCCGTCGATCTGGCGATTTCGATGGCCGGGGCCAGGGCCCGCAGCCCGGCCTGA
- a CDS encoding peptidylprolyl isomerase: MNRLLSRPRSLLAAVAMSAAFSLSAQAAVQSVEVDRIIAVVNNEVITALQLRERVDQMTRQLQRQGTQLPPADVLERQLLERLIVERAQLQLARETSLRIDDATLERAIGRIAENNKMSPDQLRAALDRDGISWSRFRNEIRTEILLTRLREREVDAKIVVTDAEVDNFLTANPDAFSGEEFQVAHILLRAPEGATPEQINRLRQRAESVMARLRAGEDFARVAADSSDAPDGISGGNLGWRSRDRLPALFADAVRNMSPGEVSPPMRSAAGVHLVKLVAKRGGGAAAAQKLEQTRARHILIKTSEVLSDAEAETRLRGLRERVVTGGADFGELAKANSADLSAAKGGDLGWVNPGDTVPEFERAMNALKPGEVSAPVRSPFGWHLIQVMERRQQDVTDERKRTAARNILRERKADEAYEDWLRQLRDSTYVEYRLERE; this comes from the coding sequence ATGAATCGACTCCTGTCCCGTCCTCGCTCCCTGCTTGCCGCCGTCGCCATGTCGGCCGCGTTTTCCTTGTCCGCACAGGCTGCGGTGCAGTCGGTGGAGGTCGATCGCATCATCGCGGTGGTCAACAATGAGGTGATCACGGCGTTGCAGCTGCGCGAACGGGTCGATCAGATGACCCGCCAGCTGCAGCGCCAGGGTACCCAGCTGCCGCCCGCCGACGTGCTCGAACGGCAGCTGCTCGAACGTCTGATCGTCGAGCGCGCCCAGCTCCAGCTTGCGCGGGAGACGTCGCTGCGTATCGATGACGCCACGCTCGAACGCGCGATCGGCCGGATCGCCGAGAACAACAAGATGTCGCCCGACCAACTGCGCGCCGCGCTCGACCGCGACGGCATTTCGTGGAGCCGTTTCCGCAACGAGATCCGTACCGAGATCCTGCTGACCCGGCTGCGCGAACGCGAAGTCGATGCCAAGATCGTCGTTACGGATGCCGAGGTCGACAATTTCCTCACCGCCAATCCCGACGCCTTCTCCGGCGAGGAGTTTCAGGTCGCGCACATCCTGTTGCGGGCGCCGGAAGGGGCCACCCCGGAACAGATCAACCGCTTGCGCCAGCGCGCCGAGAGCGTGATGGCCCGGCTGAGAGCCGGCGAGGACTTCGCCCGGGTCGCGGCCGATTCCTCCGATGCGCCCGACGGCATCAGCGGCGGCAATCTCGGCTGGCGCTCGCGCGACCGACTGCCGGCGCTGTTCGCCGATGCGGTACGCAACATGAGTCCGGGCGAAGTGTCGCCGCCAATGCGCAGCGCGGCCGGGGTGCATCTGGTCAAGCTGGTCGCCAAGCGCGGCGGCGGTGCCGCGGCGGCACAGAAGCTGGAGCAGACACGTGCGCGCCACATCCTGATCAAGACGTCCGAGGTGCTGTCCGACGCCGAGGCGGAAACCCGCCTGCGCGGCCTGCGCGAGCGGGTGGTGACCGGCGGTGCGGATTTCGGCGAACTGGCCAAGGCCAACTCGGCCGACCTCTCGGCGGCCAAGGGCGGCGATCTCGGCTGGGTGAACCCGGGCGACACCGTGCCGGAATTCGAGCGTGCGATGAATGCACTCAAGCCGGGCGAAGTCAGCGCGCCGGTGCGTTCGCCCTTCGGCTGGCATCTGATCCAGGTCATGGAGCGCCGCCAGCAGGACGTCACCGACGAGCGCAAGCGCACCGCCGCGCGCAACATCCTGCGCGAACGCAAGGCCGACGAAGCCTACGAAGACTGGCTGCGCCAACTGCGTGACAGCACCTACGTCGAATACCGCCTCGAACGCGAATAA
- a CDS encoding LPS-assembly protein LptD — MRLIPLLLCWMSGPALAAGMPALVVSPDLVRGATGVSVKGATTDVQPTQPAPAAGSAVEVRPVEPVEPAARVRQSTPASKPATQPAPAAAQTTKPAAQAAAAAPAPGSTEVRALRIRGTRAVELVADGDAELQRDDILLTADTLTYREPTDEAIAEGNVRLRQGADVISGPSASLVVGEQVGAFQSPRYEITRTKEPLEPGDPPRQVSGGGQADVLHFEGENQYRLENATWSTCKVDDPDWYIKARDLELDYDREIGVAHGSTVVFKDVPMFWMPWAEFPLVGQRQSGILPPTFGSSNKTGFDLTVPYYWNIAPNYDATVSPRYMGRRGLQLGGEFRYLGSSYSGTARAEWLPHDRITGEERTLGSLQHHQQFTSSLYGSLDLNAVSDDDYFEDLSSHVSVASRVNLLREGRLVYAGSPWWSASALVQSYQTLNSDPAYVVSTPYRRVPQVLLNATRPDLPYGLNLEWNSEYVKFAHPDDKNAEGTRFTTYPQLSLPFQQAGYYITPKVGVHFTKYDLNEPLATVPNGRTSITRSVPVFSVDSGVTFERDARLFGSDFIQTLEPRLYYLNVPHRRQNDIPLFDTSRYDFGFAQIFAENRYSGGDRIGDANQLTAAVTTRLIDPTTGGERMRALLGQRYYFEDQRVTADEAPRTSRRTDVLAGFSGRITRYSTLDTLVQYNTDDNETERFNATLRYQPEFAKSLNLSYRYARSLEIINANDSRTYGLRDLDVSGQWPLGGGWYGVGRLTHSLKDDRLTEAIGGVEYDGGCWVFRVAMHRFATDPNDVTKAVFVQLELNDLASIGSSPVNLIKRSVPGYGKINDPAADRVFGAE; from the coding sequence ATGCGATTGATTCCGCTGTTGTTGTGCTGGATGTCGGGGCCCGCGTTGGCAGCCGGCATGCCGGCCCTGGTGGTCTCTCCCGATCTGGTGCGCGGCGCAACAGGCGTGTCGGTGAAGGGCGCGACGACGGATGTTCAGCCGACGCAGCCGGCACCGGCCGCTGGTTCGGCGGTGGAAGTGCGCCCGGTCGAACCGGTGGAGCCGGCCGCGCGGGTAAGGCAGTCGACGCCCGCGTCGAAGCCTGCGACGCAGCCCGCCCCGGCAGCTGCGCAGACCACCAAGCCGGCCGCTCAAGCTGCAGCGGCGGCGCCTGCGCCCGGCTCGACGGAAGTGCGTGCCCTGCGCATCCGCGGCACGCGTGCGGTGGAACTGGTGGCCGACGGCGACGCCGAGCTGCAGCGTGACGACATCCTGTTGACCGCCGATACCCTCACCTACCGCGAACCCACCGACGAGGCCATCGCCGAAGGCAATGTGCGCCTGCGCCAGGGCGCCGACGTGATCTCCGGTCCGTCGGCCAGCCTGGTCGTCGGCGAGCAGGTCGGTGCCTTCCAGTCGCCGCGCTACGAGATCACGCGAACCAAGGAGCCGCTCGAGCCGGGCGATCCGCCGCGACAGGTGTCCGGTGGAGGCCAGGCCGACGTGCTGCACTTCGAGGGCGAAAACCAGTACCGTCTGGAGAACGCCACCTGGAGCACCTGCAAGGTCGATGATCCCGACTGGTACATCAAGGCGCGCGATCTCGAACTCGATTACGACCGCGAGATCGGCGTCGCCCACGGCAGCACCGTGGTGTTCAAGGACGTGCCGATGTTCTGGATGCCGTGGGCGGAGTTCCCCCTCGTCGGCCAGCGTCAGTCCGGCATCCTGCCGCCGACTTTCGGTTCGTCGAACAAGACCGGCTTCGACCTGACGGTACCGTACTACTGGAATATCGCCCCCAACTACGACGCCACGGTCTCGCCGCGCTACATGGGGCGCCGCGGCCTGCAGCTCGGCGGCGAGTTCCGTTACCTGGGCAGCAGCTACAGCGGCACTGCGCGGGCCGAATGGTTGCCGCACGACAGGATCACCGGGGAGGAGCGAACGCTGGGTTCGTTGCAGCACCACCAGCAATTCACCTCCTCCCTGTACGGCTCGCTGGACCTCAATGCCGTCTCCGACGACGACTACTTCGAGGATCTCAGCTCCCACGTCTCGGTGGCATCGCGGGTCAACCTGCTGCGCGAAGGGCGCCTGGTCTATGCAGGCAGCCCGTGGTGGAGCGCCTCGGCACTGGTGCAGAGCTACCAGACGCTCAACTCCGATCCCGCTTATGTGGTGAGCACGCCGTATCGCCGCGTGCCGCAGGTGCTCCTCAACGCTACGCGCCCCGATCTGCCCTATGGCCTGAATCTGGAGTGGAACAGCGAGTACGTGAAGTTCGCCCATCCGGACGACAAGAACGCCGAGGGCACGCGCTTCACCACCTATCCGCAGTTGTCGCTGCCGTTCCAGCAGGCGGGTTACTACATCACACCCAAGGTCGGTGTGCACTTCACCAAGTACGACCTCAATGAGCCGCTGGCGACGGTGCCCAACGGCCGCACCTCGATCACCCGTTCGGTACCGGTCTTCTCGGTCGACTCGGGGGTGACCTTCGAGCGCGACGCCCGCCTGTTCGGGTCGGATTTCATCCAGACGTTGGAGCCACGCCTTTACTACCTGAACGTGCCCCACCGTCGTCAGAACGACATTCCGTTGTTCGACACCAGCCGCTACGACTTCGGTTTTGCGCAGATTTTTGCTGAAAACCGCTATTCCGGCGGCGACCGCATCGGCGACGCCAACCAGCTCACGGCCGCTGTCACCACCCGTCTGATCGATCCGACGACGGGCGGCGAGCGCATGCGCGCATTGCTGGGCCAGCGCTATTACTTCGAGGACCAGCGCGTCACCGCTGACGAAGCGCCGCGCACCAGCCGCCGCACCGACGTGCTGGCCGGCTTCAGCGGCCGCATCACCCGCTACAGCACCCTTGACACCCTGGTGCAGTACAACACCGACGACAACGAGACCGAGCGCTTCAACGCCACCCTGCGCTACCAGCCGGAGTTCGCCAAGTCGCTCAATCTGAGCTACCGCTACGCACGCAGCCTGGAAATCATCAACGCCAACGACAGCCGCACGTACGGGCTGCGCGACCTCGACGTCTCCGGGCAGTGGCCGCTCGGCGGCGGCTGGTACGGCGTCGGTCGTCTGACCCACTCGCTGAAGGACGACCGCCTGACCGAGGCGATCGGCGGCGTCGAGTACGATGGCGGCTGCTGGGTCTTCCGTGTCGCGATGCACCGCTTCGCGACCGACCCCAACGATGTCACCAAGGCGGTGTTCGTCCAGCTCGAACTCAACGACCTCGCCAGCATCGGCTCCAGCCCGGTCAACCTGATCAAGCGCAGCGTTCCCGGCTATGGCAAGATCAACGACCCGGCTGCCGACCGCGTGTTCGGTGCGGAATGA
- a CDS encoding aminoglycoside phosphotransferase family protein: MQRLELLQSWLAAQLPGRSFTLAPASADASFRRYFRASFDDGGDTLIVMDAPPAHEDCRPWLKVADLFRQAGAHVPDVLAQDLDQGFLLLSDLGSTTYLAALQQPSDDPLRDAHLYADALGTLAAIQASSRPGVLPEYDRTLLLRELMLFPEWYVARHKGVTLNDKERLALESTFDRILAVNLAEPQVFVHRDYHSRNLMHLPGSRNPGVIDFQDAVYGPITYDLASLFKDAYIRWDEEFVLDMLARYWEMARSLGLPVRAAFDDFHRDFEWMGVQRHLKVLGIFARLYHRDGKEGYLKDMPLVMDYLRRACKRYRDLGPLAKLLDRLDPEQVEYGYTF, from the coding sequence TTGCAACGTCTAGAACTGCTCCAATCCTGGCTCGCCGCGCAATTACCCGGCCGCAGCTTCACGCTCGCGCCGGCATCGGCCGACGCCAGCTTCCGCCGCTATTTCCGCGCCAGCTTCGACGACGGCGGCGATACGCTGATCGTCATGGACGCGCCGCCGGCCCATGAAGACTGCCGCCCCTGGCTGAAGGTCGCCGACCTTTTCCGCCAAGCCGGTGCGCACGTGCCGGACGTACTCGCCCAGGATCTCGACCAGGGTTTCCTGCTGCTGTCCGACCTCGGCAGCACCACCTACCTTGCCGCCCTGCAGCAACCGTCCGACGATCCGCTGCGCGACGCCCATCTCTATGCCGACGCGCTCGGCACGCTGGCCGCCATCCAGGCCTCGAGCCGCCCCGGCGTGCTGCCGGAGTACGACCGCACCCTGCTGCTGCGCGAACTGATGCTGTTTCCCGAGTGGTACGTTGCCCGCCACAAGGGCGTGACCTTGAACGACAAGGAAAGGCTCGCGCTGGAGAGCACCTTCGATCGCATCCTCGCGGTCAATCTCGCCGAACCGCAGGTCTTCGTGCATCGCGACTACCACTCGCGCAACCTGATGCACCTGCCGGGCAGCCGCAACCCCGGCGTGATCGACTTCCAGGACGCGGTCTACGGCCCCATCACCTACGACCTGGCTTCGCTGTTCAAGGACGCCTATATCCGCTGGGACGAAGAATTCGTGCTCGACATGCTGGCCCGCTACTGGGAGATGGCGCGTTCGCTCGGCCTGCCGGTGCGTGCCGCCTTCGACGACTTCCATCGCGACTTCGAATGGATGGGCGTGCAGCGCCACCTCAAGGTGCTCGGCATCTTCGCCCGCCTCTACCACCGCGACGGCAAGGAAGGCTATCTGAAGGACATGCCGCTGGTGATGGACTACCTGCGCCGCGCCTGCAAGCGCTACCGCGACCTCGGTCCGCTGGCGAAGCTGCTCGACCGCCTCGACCCGGAGCAGGTCGAATACGGCTACACCTTCTGA
- the murU gene encoding N-acetylmuramate alpha-1-phosphate uridylyltransferase MurU, whose product MRAMIFAAGRGERMRPLTDATPKPLLAVGGKPLVVWQIEALARAGIVDIVINHAWLGEQIEAALGDGSRYGVRLRYSAEGSALETAGGIAKALPLLMEHPGDARGEIFLAVSGDIYCDYDYRRLLPRAAAMAGSPDPLMHLVMVPNPPFHPTGDFALGADGLLALEGGERRTFGNIGLYDSRLFADIAPGQKVAMTPYYRAAITAGRASGECYGGRWENVGTPAQLAALDRALQVELPPPAVT is encoded by the coding sequence ATGCGCGCCATGATCTTCGCCGCCGGCCGCGGCGAACGCATGCGCCCGCTCACCGACGCAACGCCCAAACCGCTGCTCGCAGTGGGCGGCAAGCCGCTGGTCGTCTGGCAGATCGAGGCGCTGGCGCGCGCCGGCATCGTCGACATCGTCATCAATCACGCCTGGCTGGGCGAACAGATCGAGGCGGCGCTCGGCGACGGCAGCCGCTACGGCGTGCGCCTGCGCTATTCCGCGGAAGGCAGCGCGCTGGAAACCGCCGGCGGCATCGCCAAGGCGCTGCCGCTGCTGATGGAGCACCCCGGCGACGCGCGCGGCGAAATCTTCCTCGCGGTATCGGGCGACATCTACTGCGACTACGACTATCGCCGCCTGCTGCCGCGCGCCGCAGCCATGGCGGGCAGCCCCGATCCGCTGATGCACCTGGTCATGGTACCCAATCCGCCCTTCCACCCGACGGGCGACTTTGCGCTTGGCGCCGACGGCCTGCTGGCGCTGGAAGGCGGCGAACGCCGCACTTTCGGCAACATCGGCCTCTACGACAGCCGCCTCTTCGCCGACATCGCCCCCGGCCAGAAGGTCGCAATGACGCCCTACTACCGCGCCGCCATCACGGCCGGCCGCGCCAGCGGAGAATGCTACGGCGGCCGCTGGGAAAACGTCGGCACGCCGGCGCAGCTCGCCGCACTCGACCGCGCCCTGCAGGTCGAACTGCCACCACCCGCCGTGACATAA